A DNA window from Chitinivibrionales bacterium contains the following coding sequences:
- a CDS encoding radical SAM protein — MTNSFLFGPVPSRRLGVSLGIDLVPHKTCSLNCVYCECGKTTELTLERKEYVPTQAIIDELREYLSRTPPLDYITFAGSGEPCLHNGLGTIVTFLKKEFPSYKTALLTNGTLLYLKEVRDAIMPIDLVLPSLDAVLPQTFRKVNRPHPSLDLKRTIEGLVTFAKEYKGEILLEIFIIPDINDTPEELSAFKEIIKKITPARTQLNTLDRPGACSRVVPASRKRLEEIAEYFAPLKTEIIARQATRRAAKPSEQDLSSIILALLKRRPCTIEDLAAGTGANTPFITKTIAEMEAGGLITQRKTGDHLFNKVK; from the coding sequence ATGACAAACTCATTTCTTTTCGGCCCGGTACCGTCACGACGGCTGGGAGTATCGCTGGGGATCGATCTTGTCCCTCATAAAACATGCTCGCTTAATTGTGTTTATTGCGAATGCGGTAAAACAACAGAGCTGACACTCGAGCGAAAAGAATACGTTCCAACTCAGGCTATTATCGATGAACTCCGTGAATATTTAAGCAGAACTCCCCCTCTGGATTACATAACTTTTGCCGGAAGCGGCGAACCATGCCTTCACAACGGACTTGGCACTATCGTTACTTTCCTGAAAAAGGAATTTCCATCATACAAAACCGCTTTGCTGACCAATGGAACACTCCTCTACCTCAAAGAAGTCCGTGATGCGATCATGCCGATCGACCTGGTCCTTCCGTCGCTCGATGCAGTCCTTCCGCAGACATTCCGTAAAGTTAACCGCCCCCATCCTTCTCTGGATCTCAAACGTACAATCGAAGGCCTGGTGACATTTGCAAAAGAATATAAAGGCGAAATTCTTCTTGAAATATTCATAATTCCCGATATTAACGACACACCCGAAGAGTTGAGTGCGTTCAAGGAAATTATTAAAAAGATCACTCCCGCCCGGACCCAGCTCAACACGCTCGATCGTCCGGGCGCCTGCTCCCGGGTTGTACCGGCTTCCAGAAAAAGGCTGGAAGAAATCGCAGAGTATTTTGCTCCCTTGAAAACCGAGATAATCGCTCGTCAGGCTACCCGACGCGCCGCAAAACCATCGGAACAAGACCTTTCCTCCATTATCCTTGCGTTGTTGAAACGCCGTCCATGCACGATTGAAGATCTTGCCGCGGGGACCGGCGCCAATACGCCGTTTATCACTAAAACGATTGCCGAAATGGAAGCCGGGGGGCTGATTACCCAACGAAAAACCGGCGACCACCTTTTCAACAAAGTTAAATAA